Within Paenibacillus albicereus, the genomic segment ACGGCCGTCGTCCGGTTTATTTCAGCTTGAGCAGCCTGCCGATGCTCTCGCAGGTCCGCTCCACGTTTTTCGGCCCGTCCGCGAGCAGCCGCTCCAGCTCGGCCGCTCCCGGCACGATGCCGAAGATGGCGTCGATGCCCTCCTCATAGAGCGCCTCCGCGCCGTCGCCGATATAGCCGGCGAGCGCGATGACGGGCTTGCCCGCTTCCTTGGCCGCTCGGGCGACGCCGAACGGCGTCTTGCCGAACTTCGTCTGGAAGTCCATGCCGCCCTCGCCCGTGAAGCAGTAGTCGGCTTCGGCCAGCTTCGCGCGCAGTCCGGTGGAGTCGATCACGATGTCGATGCCCCGTTGCAGCGTCGCTTGCGTGAAGACGAGCAAGCCCGCTCCCAGTCCGCCGGCCGCTCCCGCCCCGGGGAAGTCGCGGACCTGCTTGCCGAGCTGCTCCGCCAGGATGGACGCATAATGGGCCAGGCTGGCGTCCAGCGCGAGCGCCATCTCCGGCGTCGCTCCTTTTTGCGGTCCGAACACATGCGAGGCGCCGTTCGGGCCGCAGAGCGGATTGGTGACGTCGCAGGCGACGATCATCTCGACCTCCGCCAGCCTCGGGTCCAGACCGGATGCGTCGACCCGCGCCAGCCGGCCGAGGCTGCCGCCGCCTCGGGGCAGCTCGGCGCCGTCCGCATCGAGGAACCGGACTCCGAGCGCTTCCGCCATGCCGGCTCCGCCGTCATTTGTCGCGCTGCCGCCGATGCCGATGATGATTTTGCGGATGCCCTGATCCAGGCATTCGCGGATGAGCTCGCCGGTTCCGTACGTGGTAGTGACAAGCGGATTGCGCTGCTCCTTGGGCACGAGCTGGATGCCGCTGGCGGACGCCATCTCGATGGCGGCGGTGACGCCGTCTCCCATGATGCCGTAGCGGGCCAGGACGCGCTGGCCGAGCGGGCCCGTCACTTCCTTGGCGACGAGCTGGCCGCCGCTCGCGTCGACGAGCGACTGGACGGTGCCTTCGCCTCCGTCGGCCATCGGGACATGGATGAAGCGGGCGTCCGGGAACGCCTTGCGCAGGCCGGCTTCCATCGCGACGCAGGCCTCCTTGGCCGTCATGCTTTCTTTGAACGAATCGGGGGCGAGCAGAAACGTCGGTCGTGTCATGCGATCACCTCATGGTTAGTATGGTAGGTCAGAGCAGGAATCCGTACAGCACCGTGGAGACGACCGTCATCGTGCCGCCGACGAGCACCTCGTAGGGGACGAGTCCCATCCGCTGCTTGATCGTCATGTACATGCTGCCGGCCGTCACGTGGAAGTAGTTTCCTTGCGGCAGCGCGTCGATGACCGTCGCGCCGGCATGCACCATCGCCGCCGCCGCGAGCGGAGCCGTGCCCATGTCGAGGATCGCTTCGCCGAACGAGCCCGTCGCCAGGATGACGCCGGTGGACGTCGAAGCGGTGGCTGCGCCCATCAGGATGCCGGCGATCGGGGCGAGCAGCGTGCCGGATACGCCGGACGCTTCGATGATGCCGACGATCTGCGTCGACAGGTCGGACTTCGAGATGAGGCCGGCGATGCCGCCCGCGCCGAGCAACAGCAGCACGGTCGCGGTCATCTTGTTGAGGCCGGAGGCGGAGTAGTCGAGAATCTTGCTCGCCTTGCCCATCGCCAGCATGCCGACGATGCCGGCGATCGGCAGGATGAACATCGCGTCGACCTTGAAGCTCTCCAGCAGCTCGATGCCGAGGATGGCGCCGACCGGATTGAGCATCAGCAGCACGACCGCGACGAGCGGAGCGACGATGGCCGTCTTGAGCGGCGGGTAGTTCGACTCGTCCGCTTCGTTCTGGTTCGCGGCCTCCGCCTCGGACACGAGGACGCCCTTGCGCTTGATGAGCGAGGCGACGAGCACCGTGACGGCGAGTCCGAAGACAGCGGGCACGAACCCGGCCATCATCACCTGGCTCAGATCGAGGTTGAAGCCGTTGGCTGCCGCGATCGTGTTCGGGTTGGGGGAGATGAGGTTGCCGGCCTTGCCGCCGCCCGACAGCGCGAGCAGCAGCGCGATCTTGGAAAGGCCCATCTTGTGGCCGACCGACAAGGCGATCGGCGCGACGATGAGGACCGCGACGGGGATGAAGACGCCGACGGCGGTAATAATCATGGTCGCGAGGGCGAGGGCGAGGATCGCCTTGCCTCCGCCGAATTTCTTGACGATCGCCTTGGCGATCGTCTCCGCCGCGCCCGATTCCATCATGACGCCGGCCAGCACCCCGGCGGCGAGGACGCGGAGCACCGTGCCCATCACGCTCTGGGTGCCGCTCGTCAGCACTTGAATCGTCTCGTTCAGGGTCGCGCCGCCGAGCAGCGCGCCTGCAATCGCTCCCAAAAAGAGCGCGTAGACCGGATTCAGCTTGCGCAAAATCAGAATGATCGCAAGCGCAAGACCGGCTAGCGCTCCGATCCAGCTGATCGTCAATCCGTCCATGATATGTGACCTCCTCGAGCTCGAAAGCAGCTTGTTTTCTTGAATACGCTTTCAGTATAGACGGATTCGCAAGGAATCGATATTGATTAACGGACGATATTCCTTGTGCAGATGCACGACTCCGAACGATGAAAAAAGCTTCCCGTATCGCTTCAGGAGCGGCACGGGAAGCTTCTTGCGGGGATAGCCCCGAGGAACAAAGGGGACCTTATTCGGCAGATGGCGGATTCGAGCTCGACCGGATGGCTTCGTCCGATGACGGTACGGCCCCGATTTCGTCGGCGTATTCTTCCAAAGACTTGATCCGTCCATGCGGATTCGGATGCTGCTTGCGCTGTTTCCAGCTGCTTTCGCGGCGCCGCTTGGCAGTGCTCATGAGGTCCCCTCCCTTCCTGACGCTTAGCGTGGGCGATCGGGCCCCATCCTATTCGCCCGGCGTTCCGAATCCTCCTTGGCTGCGCGAGCAAGAAGGCAGGCTCGGCCGAGGCGATGCGAAGCGGCTAGCTCAGGCCGGATGACGCAGGCCCGGTCCGGCGGCTTCGCCTGTGCTGTCGCGCCGGTCGAGGCCAGGCTCGGGCTCCGAGGCGCCGGCCGCGGCTCCGCCGCCCTGGGACCCGGCCAGCAGATCGGAGGCCAGGACGGCGATGCGCCGGACTTCTCCGTCCGTCTGCGCGGAGGCCGCGCGCTGCTGCTCCGACAGCAGCGCGAGCCGCTGCGCGGAGCGGCTGGTCTGGTCCGCTCCGGCGGCGATGTCCGCCATGCGCGAGGAGGCGGCCTCGCAGCCGGCGTCCATCTCGCGGATGCTGTCGGTCAGGGCGTGGATGCCGCCGGACATGTCGAGCAGCTCCTGCTGCAAGGAGCGGAACTGTCCGAGCGACTGCTCGGCCCGGACGGCCGCCGTCTCCGAGGCGCGCAGCCCCTCTTCGATGCGGGAGGCGGCGCGTTCGTTCTCCAGCCGCATGGAGCGGACGATCTCGCGCATCTGCTCGGCGGTGCCGCCGCTGCGGGCGGCGAGCTTGCGGACCTCTTGGGCTACGACGGCGAAGCCGCGGCCGGCCTCTCCGGCGCGGGCTGCTTCGATGGACGCGTTGAGCGCCAGCAGGCTTGTCTGCTCCGCCATCTCGCGCACGGAATCGACCATCGCCTCGGCGGCCTCGGAAGCCTTCACCATGCCGGAAGCGGAAGCGGCCGTATCGCGCAGGATCACGCCTGCGTCCTCCATCTGGCGCAGCAGGCTCTCCATGCCGAGCCGATGCTCCTCCAGGCCGGCGTCGGCGGCGAGCGCCTTGTGCTGCGTCCCGCCCGTAACCTCGGCCGCCCGCCGCGCCTTGGCGGCGATGTCGGCCAAGCCGGCCTGCGCCTGCTCGACCGCGCTCTGCTGGCGCTGCTGCAGCCGTACCGCTTCCGCGAGGCCGCTGCCGACCTCGGCGCTCTGGGCCGCGCTTTCGCGGGACAGTCCGGCGACCGAGCTGGCGGAGGCGTCGAGCGTCCGGCTGAGCTCTTGCACGCGCCCCAGCAGCCCTTCGAGCTGCTCCTGCTTGTGCCGCCGTTCCGCTTCCAGGCGGGAAACCTCGCGGGCCTTGCTGCGGATCTGCAGGCAGGTGAACAGCGCCGTCAGCAGCAGGAACAGCGCGTGGATCAGCACCATCGAGAACGGATATCGGCTCGCGCCGAACACCAGCTCCGGCGCGAGCAGGTAGCCTCCGACATGCTGCGCGGCGAATACCGCCGTCATGAGGGCGATCAGGCGCATGCTTTCGTAGTAGGCGGCGATCGCCAGCACCATGAAGATCGAAAAGTGGAATTCCACGCTCCCGCCGGAACCGGCGATGATGGAGATGCTGGAAAACGTCAGCGACAGCGTCGCCAGCGCCGGGGCGATCCAGGCGGCAGCACCGGTGCGGCCGCGGCCGAACGGGATGGCGGCGAGCAGCAGCAGGAAAGGAACCGCCAGCAACAGGTTGAGCGAAAGGGCGCTGCCTTCGGCGGCCATGCCCGAGGGAGCGGCAGAGCCGGGCATGACATGGCCCATGCCGGTCTGGAACCAGCCGAGCGCGCGGTGAAGGAAGTGGACGGCGGCGCTGAGCATCGCCAGAGCGGCGGCCGAGCGGAGCATGAAGCGGTTGCGGTAGTCGAGCATAAGGGGTCGGATTCTCCTTGATGAGGGATGAGGCATAGGCAGGGCGGCCGCGGGGGGGGGGAGCGGACCGCCTCCGATGCAGGTTCTACAGGATGTAACGTCGCCCGAAGACAGCTGGATCAATGCGGAGAGCGTGCGGGCGGAGGTCAGCTTTTCTCGGAGCTGCCGCCTTCCTTCAGCTCCTCCATGCGGACGGCGACGTCCCGGCGCGGCTGCGGATACGATAGCTCGAGCTTCTCCAGCTCCTCGACGAGCGTGCGCAGCACGGCGTAATTGCGGAACCAGCGGTTGTCGGCCGGCACGACATGCCAAGGCGAGGCGTCCGTGGCCGTGCGTCGGATCGCGTCCTCGTAGGCGTCCTGATAGGCCTTCCAGTGCTTGCGCTCCTCCAGGTCGCTTGGATCGAACTTCCACCACTTCTCCGGATTTTCCATGCGATCGCGGATTTTCTCCAGTTGGAACTCGGGCGAGATATGGAGGAAGAACTTCAGGACGCGGATCCGCTGCGATTCGAGCATGTCCTCGAAGTGGCGGATCGACTTGAGCCGCCGGCGGGCTTCCTTGTCGTCGATCGTCCCGTGCACGCGGGTAATGAGCGCCTCCTCGTAGTAGGAACGGTTGAAGGCGGCCATCTGCCCTCTTGCCGGCACGCTGCGGTGGGTGCGCCAGAGGAAGTCGTGCTGCGCCTCCTCCTCGGTCGGCTTCTTGAAGCTGTGCGCCCGGAAGCCTCCGGGGTCGATGCCGCGGAACACTTTTTTGATGACGCCGTCCTTGCCGCTGCAGTCCATGCCCTGGAACACGATGAGCATGCCGTGGGAGCGGGAGGCGAAAAGCCGCTCCTGCTGCTCTTCGAGCCGTTCGAGCAGCTCCTTCTGCTCGTCCTCGATCTGCTTCTTGTCCTCGATGCCGTTCGTATCCGCCGGGTCGAACGCCTTCAGCTTCAGCTTGGCGCCCGCGCCGATGCGGTAGCGGTTCAGGTTCATCGGATGTCTCCTCCTTGGATGGCCGGAAATCGGATAAGGGATTGCTTCGTCACCGGTAGAATGCCCGTTTTTTGAAATCGAGCCGCCGGATGTGAGATGATAAGGGTAGATTACAGCGGCCGGACAAGGCCGGGCAAGGAGCAATCCGATGAATTCTCCGCAGCTTGCGCAGCTCAAGAGGCTCAAGAACGAAATCACCCGATTCATGATGATGTATAAATTCGCCCTGGACGAGATGGAGACGAAAATCGAGATCCTCAAGGAGGAATTTCAGCTCCTCCACGACTACAATCCGATCGAGCATACGAAATCGCGCGTGAAGTCGCCCGAAAGCATCATCAACAAGGTGTCTCGCAAAGGCAGCGAGCTGTCGCTGGCCTCCATCAAGGAGTCGATCCAGGACATCGCCGGCTTGCGCATCACCTGCTCGTTCGTCTCCGACATCTACCGCATCCGCGACATGCTCAAGGTGCAGCAGGACCTCAAGATCGTGCAGGTCAAAGACTATATCGCCCAGCCCAAGCCGAACGGCTATCAGAGCCTGCATCTGCTCGTCGAGGTGCCGGTCTACATGTCGGACCGCCAGGAAAAGGTGCTCGTCGAGGTGCAGATCCGCACGATCGCGATGGACTTCTGGGCGAGCCTGGAGCACAAGCTGTATTACAAATACAACAAAGCCGTGCCGGACCATCTGCTCCGCGAGCTGAAGGAGGCGGCCGACTCGGCGCGCGCGCTCGACCTCAAGATGGAGCGTCTCCACCGCGAGGTGGAATCGCTGCAGGCGGAAGAGGAGGAGCACGAGGACTTCCTGCCCGCGCTGCTCGAGAACCCGAGGGGGCAGCAGCCTGACGGGCCTTCGCAGCTGCTGCGCTTGCTGGGGGGCGACTTCAGCGGGGGATGATCTCGCCCGCCGAGGCTTGTCAGCTCGGCTGGACGGCGCCCTGGATCATGGATCCGGTCCGGCTCGCCTCGAACGCCTCCGCCGGCTCGGTCCGAGCGGCCGGCGCGAGCGGATCGTACGGCGACTGCTCCGTCTCCAGGCTGTAGGCCAGCAGCACCCAGGCCGGATCGCTTTCGTCGCGGCAGCGGTCGCGGTCCTCGCCGCTCTCCGCCTCGTGGTACTGCCTGGCGAGAGCGCACCGCTCGCGCAGCCGCTGCCGGAGCGCCTCGATCGCCGCGGCCTTATCCTCCTGCGAGGTTTCCAGCAGCCCGAGCGACGCGCATGGCGCCGCGGCCACGGCCTGCAGCTCCTCCAGCGTCTCGGCGTTCAGCTTGCAGCGGTGAAACGGTCCGAGCAGCAGCTGCGACTCCGGCTGGAGCCGGAACACGCAGCCGTACAGCAGCTCGTACGCGCCTCGCGTCTCCCGTGCGGACGCTCCGGACGGGGAAGGCGGGGCGGCTTGCTGCGGCTGGATATAGTAGCCGGCGAACCGTTCGCAGAACTGCTCGTAGTCGCGGGTGAACGCCTCCATCTCCTTCCAGACCCGCTGGAGGTCAGCGCTGTACAGCGGAGGCTTCCGAAGCAGCGCGAGCAGAAAAAAATGCCGTTTGAGCTCTCGTTCCATCCACGTGTACTTCACCTCGCTCAGCTGGGGATCGCCGCTGCAAATGCGCTCGCGCACCTGCAGCAGCCACTCCTCCGGCAGCGCCTCGTGGAGCCTCGTCTCCAGCTCGGCCATATAGGCCGGCAGGCCATCCCGCAGCTCCAGGCCGGGCGCCGCCAGCGGCCGGTACAGCTGATCCGCCTCCTCCGTGCCTCCTGAGCCGCCCAGCCACTCCTTCAACCGGTTCATCATCCGCCGCCTCTCTCCCTCCGTGTTTTCGTCCCTGTCGTATTCCAAGCGATCTATTACCCGCTATTACCCGGCCGCGGCCGATTTCCATCAGTGCGGGCAGGGAAAGTTTCGCGCATGGAAGAACGGGCGAGGCCGTGTCGGCCTGACGTCTCACGAAATGCGCCCGCCGCTCGAACCAAGGCCCGGCAGCGCCGCCGCCTGCTTGGTCTTGGCGGCCGCGGACAGCAAAAAGAACAAGCCCGGAGCCGAGTAGGCTCCGGGCTTGTTTCGGTGTCATTCGCCGCCGGAGGCGGCAGGCTCCGCTCCGCCATGCTCCGGCAGCGCGGTCATGTAGCTGTCGGACAGGCGCAGCAGCTCGAGCGCGCGGTCGTAGTCGTCCTGGCTGGCGCCGTCGGCGGGCTGGCCGGACTTGAGCGCGTAGCGCGTGCCGTCCTCGTAGCCGACGCCGGGGATGTACAGCGAGCCGGAGTTGAGGAAGGAGCCCGATGGCAGGTAATACCGCTGCGGAATCAGGTTGGCCTGCTCGTTCAGCAAGTCCTGTCCGAAGTGGATCTGACCGTCCAGCGAAGCGCCGGCCAGATTGGCGATCGTCGGCAGCAGGTCGACCTGGCCTCCGAGCGTATCGAAGCGGCGCGGCTCGGTCACGCCCGGGGAGGCGATCATCAGCGGAATGTGGATCATTTCCGGATAGCCGTATTCATGGCCGTAGATTTCCGCCATGAGCTCCTTGTCCTTGCGGTCGAGCGAGAAGATCGGCAAGCCCTGATGGTCGCCGTAGACGACGAGCAGCGTGTCCTCCCACAGGCCGGACTGCTTGAGCCCCTCCACCAGCTGTCCGAAGGCGTAGTCGGCGTAATGCTGGGAGCGGATGTAGTCTCCGACGAGCGTATCCTCGTAGCGCTCCGGCAGGACGAGCTCCTGGCCGGCCGGCAGCTCCGGCGTCAGCGTGAACGGATGATGCGCCGTCATGGCGATGAGCTGGGCATAGAACGGCTTGCCGGATGCGTCCATCTCCTTCAGCTTGTCGAGCGTCTTGGCATAGAGCACCTCGTCGTCCGCGCCGAAGTAGACGGATTCTTCGTTGCCGAAAAACGGCTTGTCGTAGAACCGGTCGAAGCCGACGGCCTTGTACAGCTCGCGGCGGTTCCAGAAATCCACGACGTTCGTGTGGAACGTCGCGCTGTCGTAGCCCTGCGCCTTGAGCAGCTTGGGCAGGCTCGGCACGTCCTTGTAGGCGTAGTCCATCGTGGCGGCGCCGCTCTCCGGAATGTAGAACGACGTATTGACGACGAACTCGGCGTCGGAGGTGTTGCCTTGGCCGACCATCTGGTAGAAGCGTTCGAAGTAGAAGCTCTCCTGCGCGAGCTTGTTCAAGTTCGGCGTCGCTTCCTGCCCGTCCAGCTTCAGGCCGATCAGGAAATTCTGGAACGACTCCAGCTGCACGACGATGACGTTCTTGCCCTTGGCGGCTCCGAAGTAGGCCGGCTGCGCCGGCTGCTGCAAGCCCTTGAGCTCGTCGATGCGGGCTTGAGTCACTTCCTCGGGCTTGAGCAGCTCCTCCTCGCTGCCGTTGTCGAGCAGGGCATAGGCCTCGTAGTTGAGGATGCCCATGTCCTCGGCTTTGGTATGCTCGTTCATGCTGGCGCGGTTGGGCAGAATATTGAACAGGCAGAGCGCGACGGAGGCGACGACGACGCCGGCGAATGCCATCCTCCGGCGGCTGCGGACGGAGGATGGCGCGCGCTCCGTCCGGAACAGCTCCTTGCGGCCGCGAATGAGCATCCAGGTCAGGATGACGATGTCGAGGAAGATCAGCGTATAATACGGATCCATGAGCGAGAACACGCTGTTGCTCACGGCAGTCACCTGATTGACCTGCTGCAGCGCGTGCCAGGTGGCGATGACGCCGTAATATTTATGATACATGAAGACGGAGAAAAGAATGCCGGTCAGCGCGGCGTCCGCGATGACGTAATAGAGCAGCTTGCGCTTGCTCGCGAACATCTCGATCAGCCCGAAGATGAGCCAGGCGAACGGCAGCTCGGTAATCAGGATCGCCCAGGACGGGCCGTCGGCGAAGATGACGAACCAGGTCAGCATGCTTTTCAGCAGCAGGATGACGGAAAAAAATAGAAAAGGCCGGCTCGTCAGCAGCCGGGTCGCACCATTTTGCCTCACGATGGCAGACTTCCTTTCGGGTCGGACTGGTATGCGCTTGCTCCATCAATACGGCCGGCGGATCAGGCCGATCCGGGCCAAAAAGCTCTACAGGCTAGTGTACATTATGAAGCGGCCTCTCTGCCTTGTCAAAAAGCAGGAAACCATGCCAGAGCGCGTGAGAGTCAGGAAATATAAGGAAATTGAGGCGATTCAAGCTTTTTTTCCGCCAGACGGATACAACTCGGGGCTCTCCTCCGTCTATCGGATAGCTGCAGCAAGGAAGGAGGAGCGGAAAAACGAGATGGGGATTCCGGAATCCAAGCGATACAAGCAAATCTTCTACGACTATTACCCGGGCGTGCTCCGCAAGCTGGCCGCGCTGCTGCGCGACGAGAGGCTGGCGGAGGACCTGGCTCAGGAAACGTTCCTGAAGCTGTACCGACAGCCGCCCGACAATCTGGACGCCCCCGGCGCCTGGCTGCATCGGGTCGCGACCCGGCTCGCCTATGACCATATGGACAAAGCGGCGCGCGACCGCCGGCTGACGGAAAAGCAGGAGCGGGAGCTGGCCGCGAGCGTCGGCGCTTCTCCGTCGGGAGAGGCCGAGCTGATGCGCCGGCTCGATCAGGAGGAGGTGCGGCAGTGGCTGGACGGCCTGCCGGAACGCGACCGCAAGGCGCTGCTGCTCCGCTACTCCGGGTACAGCTACGCGGAGATCGCCGAGGAGCTGAGCATGCGCCCGCCGCTCGTCGGCACGATGCTCGCGAGAGCGACCGACAAGCTCCGGCGCTGCGCGGAGCAGGCCGGGGCGGATGGCGGAAAGTCGGCCGGACCGGCTCCCGGCAGCCGAGAGAGACGCGTGGATGCGTCGCCGGAGGCCGGCTATCGAAGCCGGCTGGAGCTTCATTAAGAGAACAGGAGACAAAGGGAGGACGAGCGCATGAAGGAGCAGGATCGCCGTCTCCGACAGCCGCAAGCGGACGGAGAAGGCAGCGGAGCGGACCAGCCCATAGCGTCCGCCCGCACGGACCGGGCCTGGGAACGGCTCATGCAGGCGATGGAGCAGGAGCCGATATCGCCGGCCTGGGCGGAGCTGGAGCGGCAGGCGGAAGCACAGGAAGAGGCGCTGCGCGCCGAGAAGAGGGAGCAGGCGGCAAGCCTGGCTCGAATCGAGGAGGAAACGAACATGAATGAACCGATGCTCGAAACGAAGAAATCTGCCGGAGCGGAAGGCGCCGCGCCGAGAGCGCGCCGCATGGGCGGCCGCGCGCGCCGCTGGATGGCCGGAGTTGCGGCGGCGGCCGTCGTCGTGACGGCGGTCGCGACGCCGATGGGCAACAAGGCGCTGGCCGCGCTGCTCGGGCAGTTCCGCATGGAGCAGGTGACCGAGGTGAACGAGGCGGACCTGCAGCAGCTGTTCAACAGCGTCTTCCAGGAAGGCGTATCGGAGGAAGCCGTCAACCGCTACGGCGAGTTCAAGGTCGAGACGGGAAGCAGCAGGGGCGAGATGGGACGCCAGGAAGCGGAGCAGGCGGCAGGCTTCGCGCTGCTGCCGGAGTCGCTGACCGGCAAGCAGGACAAAATCTACCTGAGCGCCTCCCAGAACCTGAGCCTCAAGCTTGACGTGGAGGAGATCAACGCGACGATGAAGCAGCTCGGCGCGACGAAGCTGTTCCCCGCCAGCGTGGACGGCAAGAAGCTGACGCTCGCGATCGGACCGTCGGTCAGCTATTCGATCGGCACGGACAGCATGAGCATGAACGTGCAGCAGCTGAAGACGCCGGTCGTCGACGTGGAGGCGGGCGTGGACCTCGAGGACGCGGTCGAGACGGTGCTGAAGTTCCCGCTGATGCCGGAGCAGCTCAAGCAGAGCCTGTCGAGCTCGCAGCTGCTTACGAACGGAGAGCTTCCGCTGCCGGTGTTCACGGACGAGGACAGCAAGGCGGAGCGGCTGCAGATCGGCGGCGTGCCGGTCATCGTCACGGAGCGCCATTACGGCGAGGACAGCTTCAACAAGGAAGCGACCTTCGTCAAGGACGGCGTCATGACCGTCGCCTCGATGTATCAGAGCGTCGGGGACCAAGGTTCTCCGACGACGCGCGAGCAGGCGGACGCCTGGTTCTCCAAGCAGCTTGAGGAGCTGGTCGGAGCGTGAGCGCCTTCGCGATCCAGACCGAGTCGCTGACCAAGCAGTACCCGAACGGGCGCGGCTGCAGCGACGTCACGATTACGGTGCGGGAAGGGGAAGCCTTCGGCTTCCTCGGCCCGAACGGCGCGGGCAAGAGCACCTGCGTCAAGATGCTGGTCGGCCTGATCTTCCCTACGGAAGGTCGGGCTTCGCTGTTTGGACAGGAGGCGGGCACGGTCGAGGCGAGGCGGCTCATCGGCTACCTGCCGGAGCTGTACCGCTATCAGGAATGGCTCACCGGCGACGAGGTCGTGCGGCTGCATGCCAAGCTGGCCGGACTGACCCGAGCCGAGGCGGACCGGCGCGTGCCGGAGCTGCTGGAGCGGGTCGGGATCGGCCTGCGCTCCCGCGACCGGGTCAAAGGGTACTCCAAAGGCATGCAGCAGCGGCTCGGCCTCGCCTGCGCGCTCGTATCGGACCCCCGTATCCTGTTCCTGGACGAGC encodes:
- a CDS encoding glycerate kinase family protein → MTRPTFLLAPDSFKESMTAKEACVAMEAGLRKAFPDARFIHVPMADGGEGTVQSLVDASGGQLVAKEVTGPLGQRVLARYGIMGDGVTAAIEMASASGIQLVPKEQRNPLVTTTYGTGELIRECLDQGIRKIIIGIGGSATNDGGAGMAEALGVRFLDADGAELPRGGGSLGRLARVDASGLDPRLAEVEMIVACDVTNPLCGPNGASHVFGPQKGATPEMALALDASLAHYASILAEQLGKQVRDFPGAGAAGGLGAGLLVFTQATLQRGIDIVIDSTGLRAKLAEADYCFTGEGGMDFQTKFGKTPFGVARAAKEAGKPVIALAGYIGDGAEALYEEGIDAIFGIVPGAAELERLLADGPKNVERTCESIGRLLKLK
- a CDS encoding GntP family permease translates to MDGLTISWIGALAGLALAIILILRKLNPVYALFLGAIAGALLGGATLNETIQVLTSGTQSVMGTVLRVLAAGVLAGVMMESGAAETIAKAIVKKFGGGKAILALALATMIITAVGVFIPVAVLIVAPIALSVGHKMGLSKIALLLALSGGGKAGNLISPNPNTIAAANGFNLDLSQVMMAGFVPAVFGLAVTVLVASLIKRKGVLVSEAEAANQNEADESNYPPLKTAIVAPLVAVVLLMLNPVGAILGIELLESFKVDAMFILPIAGIVGMLAMGKASKILDYSASGLNKMTATVLLLLGAGGIAGLISKSDLSTQIVGIIEASGVSGTLLAPIAGILMGAATASTSTGVILATGSFGEAILDMGTAPLAAAAMVHAGATVIDALPQGNYFHVTAGSMYMTIKQRMGLVPYEVLVGGTMTVVSTVLYGFLL
- a CDS encoding DUF6254 family protein codes for the protein MSTAKRRRESSWKQRKQHPNPHGRIKSLEEYADEIGAVPSSDEAIRSSSNPPSAE
- a CDS encoding methyl-accepting chemotaxis protein, whose amino-acid sequence is MLDYRNRFMLRSAAALAMLSAAVHFLHRALGWFQTGMGHVMPGSAAPSGMAAEGSALSLNLLLAVPFLLLLAAIPFGRGRTGAAAWIAPALATLSLTFSSISIIAGSGGSVEFHFSIFMVLAIAAYYESMRLIALMTAVFAAQHVGGYLLAPELVFGASRYPFSMVLIHALFLLLTALFTCLQIRSKAREVSRLEAERRHKQEQLEGLLGRVQELSRTLDASASSVAGLSRESAAQSAEVGSGLAEAVRLQQRQQSAVEQAQAGLADIAAKARRAAEVTGGTQHKALAADAGLEEHRLGMESLLRQMEDAGVILRDTAASASGMVKASEAAEAMVDSVREMAEQTSLLALNASIEAARAGEAGRGFAVVAQEVRKLAARSGGTAEQMREIVRSMRLENERAASRIEEGLRASETAAVRAEQSLGQFRSLQQELLDMSGGIHALTDSIREMDAGCEAASSRMADIAAGADQTSRSAQRLALLSEQQRAASAQTDGEVRRIAVLASDLLAGSQGGGAAAGASEPEPGLDRRDSTGEAAGPGLRHPA
- a CDS encoding PPK2 family polyphosphate kinase produces the protein MNLNRYRIGAGAKLKLKAFDPADTNGIEDKKQIEDEQKELLERLEEQQERLFASRSHGMLIVFQGMDCSGKDGVIKKVFRGIDPGGFRAHSFKKPTEEEAQHDFLWRTHRSVPARGQMAAFNRSYYEEALITRVHGTIDDKEARRRLKSIRHFEDMLESQRIRVLKFFLHISPEFQLEKIRDRMENPEKWWKFDPSDLEERKHWKAYQDAYEDAIRRTATDASPWHVVPADNRWFRNYAVLRTLVEELEKLELSYPQPRRDVAVRMEELKEGGSSEKS
- a CDS encoding GTP pyrophosphokinase, yielding MNSPQLAQLKRLKNEITRFMMMYKFALDEMETKIEILKEEFQLLHDYNPIEHTKSRVKSPESIINKVSRKGSELSLASIKESIQDIAGLRITCSFVSDIYRIRDMLKVQQDLKIVQVKDYIAQPKPNGYQSLHLLVEVPVYMSDRQEKVLVEVQIRTIAMDFWASLEHKLYYKYNKAVPDHLLRELKEAADSARALDLKMERLHREVESLQAEEEEHEDFLPALLENPRGQQPDGPSQLLRLLGGDFSGG
- a CDS encoding glycine-rich domain-containing protein produces the protein MMNRLKEWLGGSGGTEEADQLYRPLAAPGLELRDGLPAYMAELETRLHEALPEEWLLQVRERICSGDPQLSEVKYTWMERELKRHFFLLALLRKPPLYSADLQRVWKEMEAFTRDYEQFCERFAGYYIQPQQAAPPSPSGASARETRGAYELLYGCVFRLQPESQLLLGPFHRCKLNAETLEELQAVAAAPCASLGLLETSQEDKAAAIEALRQRLRERCALARQYHEAESGEDRDRCRDESDPAWVLLAYSLETEQSPYDPLAPAARTEPAEAFEASRTGSMIQGAVQPS
- a CDS encoding LTA synthase family protein, whose protein sequence is MRQNGATRLLTSRPFLFFSVILLLKSMLTWFVIFADGPSWAILITELPFAWLIFGLIEMFASKRKLLYYVIADAALTGILFSVFMYHKYYGVIATWHALQQVNQVTAVSNSVFSLMDPYYTLIFLDIVILTWMLIRGRKELFRTERAPSSVRSRRRMAFAGVVVASVALCLFNILPNRASMNEHTKAEDMGILNYEAYALLDNGSEEELLKPEEVTQARIDELKGLQQPAQPAYFGAAKGKNVIVVQLESFQNFLIGLKLDGQEATPNLNKLAQESFYFERFYQMVGQGNTSDAEFVVNTSFYIPESGAATMDYAYKDVPSLPKLLKAQGYDSATFHTNVVDFWNRRELYKAVGFDRFYDKPFFGNEESVYFGADDEVLYAKTLDKLKEMDASGKPFYAQLIAMTAHHPFTLTPELPAGQELVLPERYEDTLVGDYIRSQHYADYAFGQLVEGLKQSGLWEDTLLVVYGDHQGLPIFSLDRKDKELMAEIYGHEYGYPEMIHIPLMIASPGVTEPRRFDTLGGQVDLLPTIANLAGASLDGQIHFGQDLLNEQANLIPQRYYLPSGSFLNSGSLYIPGVGYEDGTRYALKSGQPADGASQDDYDRALELLRLSDSYMTALPEHGGAEPAASGGE
- a CDS encoding sigma-70 family RNA polymerase sigma factor gives rise to the protein MGIPESKRYKQIFYDYYPGVLRKLAALLRDERLAEDLAQETFLKLYRQPPDNLDAPGAWLHRVATRLAYDHMDKAARDRRLTEKQERELAASVGASPSGEAELMRRLDQEEVRQWLDGLPERDRKALLLRYSGYSYAEIAEELSMRPPLVGTMLARATDKLRRCAEQAGADGGKSAGPAPGSRERRVDASPEAGYRSRLELH